Proteins found in one Hyla sarda isolate aHylSar1 chromosome 7, aHylSar1.hap1, whole genome shotgun sequence genomic segment:
- the LOC130283107 gene encoding protein spinster homolog 1-like codes for MASPQDPLLKEEEEAMENHSDMDVEKGDIPERQNLPSLSVMSTARSIITVVILAFVNLLIYANRSSVAGVLPYIQKAYDTNASLSGLLNTLFIGSYVLVAPIAGYLGDHCNKKYTVCAGVIVWLSMTLTLSFIPDGYFLLFLLTSGLVGAGEATFCTIAPSIIADLFTSDQRTRMLNVFYSVIPVGCGLGYIIGPKVTDAARGDWHWAFRVTPGLGLIAVALMISVTKELPRTTTNGKKNNKSQKFAKWATDLKELFKNRSFMLTTMGSTAVSFIVGAIGVWGPSYLTHARTLLQEKDPCRTEPCDYHDILIFGVVTVVSGILGVVAGSEISKRYCKSNPRADPLVCGCAMMLSAPFLLLALTFGNISLVATNIFIFIGETLLSVNFTLISDIILKVVTPWRRSSALAVQMTIYHLLGDAGSPYLIGLISDTYERGYAKSPLLKYRSLEYALMTSTIMAVIGGAFFMATALFIERDEKEAEMESEPPSSSSSSLLPADEDRTSD; via the coding sequence atggcctctccacaagacccattgctgaaggaggaggaagaagcaatggagaaccatagtgatatggatgtagaaaagggcgatatccctgagaggcagaacctgccatctctaagcgtgatgtccaccgcacgttccatcatcaccgtagtgatcctcgcctttgttaatttgctcatctatgcaaatcgctccagcgtggcgggggtgctgccttatatacagaaagcatatgacaccaatgctagtctgtccggcttattgaatacattgttcattggaagctacgtgctggtcgcaccaattgccggatatttgggcgaccactgtaataagaaatatactgtttgcgcaggagtcatcgtttggctgagcatgacacttaccctgtcattcatccctgacgggtatttcctgctcttcctgctgacgagtgggctggttggagccggagaggcaactttctgcaccatcgccccctccatcattgcagacctttttacaagtgaccagcggacccgcatgctgaacgtgttttactccgtcatacctgtaggctgcggactaggatacatcatcgggcccaaagtgactgatgcagcaaggggtgattggcactgggcgtttcgggtcacccctggcctgggcctcatagctgtggctttgatgatttcggtcacaaaggagcttccaagaacgactacaaacgggaagaagaacaacaaatcccagaagtttgctaaatgggcgacagatctgaaagaactatttaaaaatcgaagcttcatgttaacaaccatgggatcgacggctgtatccttcatagtgggagccataggtgtatggggtccgtcatacctgacccacgcacgaacactcctacaagagaaggacccctGCCGcactgaaccgtgtgactatcacgacatcctaatatttggtgtggttacagtcgtctccggcattctgggagttgtagcagggtcggagataagtaaaagatattgcaaatccaacccacgggcggacccgcttgtgtgtggctgcgcgatgatgctctccgccccttttcttctgttggcattgactttcgGCAACATCAGCCttgttgccaccaacatcttcatcttcatcggagagacgcttctgtcagtaaatttcaccctcatatctgacattatactaaaagtagtaactccgtggaggagatcttcagctctggccgtgcagatgacaatctatcacctcctaggtgacgccggcagcccgtacctcatcggcctgatatctgacacctatgaacgaggatatgccaaatcccctcttctgaaataccgcagcctggagtatgccctcatgacctccaccataatggcagtcatcggaggggccttcttcatggccacggccctatttatagagagggacgaaaaagaagcagagatggaatcagaacctccgtcatcctcctcctcctcactgcttccagCCGATGAGGACCGCACTTCAGACTGa